In Sphingobacterium sp. R2, the genomic stretch GGTGCAGGAGCTTTCGCACCGATGCCATTATCCTCAAACCGCATGGTCGTTCCCCATTCATTTTTGAGTATACTCAAGTAAATCGACGGTGCATCGACTGTACCCTTCGGAAAAGCATACTTATAGCTATTTGTCAAGAGCTCCGTAATGATGAGCGCCAAGGGAATAGAGGTTTGGGTGGTGACCAACCAGTCTTGGCTAACATCGACCTGGATCGCTATCGTTTCTTCGGGATCATGCATTTGTCTCAGGTAGTTAACAGTTTCCGTTACTAAAATGTTCAATTTCAGCTGACTATTCTGATTATACACCAGTAATTGGTTTACCAGCATCATGGCATGAATGCGGTCCTGCATGGACTGTATGGGCTGCATATTTTGGTTACCATGATCGGAGCGGTACAGGCTCCCTAAACTATACAGCAGCTGGAGGTTGTTTTTAACCCGATGGTTGACCTCATCAATGAGGGTTTCGATATAATGGTTTTTCTGAAGCAATTGAATCTGCTGCTCGTAGAGGGCATCATTGGCTTTTTTGAGCTCTGCTGTTCGCTCCAGTACAATGGTCTCAGTGGTTTTATGATGCTCCAGTTCTGATTTGCGTATTTTTAGCCGGATGCCGATCAAGAGGATCATGGTGATGCATAAAACAAAAAACTGCGTCATGATAGATACATATTGGATGGACTGTTCCTTCAAGATCAATCCACAATAAATCAGTATGCTGATGCCGATGACGAGAAAAATGCCCGAGTAGATCAGGAAGCGTTGCATCCTGTCTATCTTTTTCCAGAGCGATATAAATAAGTTCGAAAAGAAGAGCACATATAGCACCCCCACAAACAGGTTCACAGAATTGCTCTGTTTAAAATTGGCGAAACAATAGTTATTGATAAAGTTGAATATAGACGTCATTACGACCAGCAGAATGAGCCCAAGCATCAGCTTATAATACTGGCGGCTTATTTTCTTGAGATTTAGGAAGGCAATTGTCAACAGTGAGAAGCTAATCCCCGCCAGATTTCTAAATACCGATACCAGGCTCCACCCAAGCTGCGGATTATTGGGAAAGAAGAGGTCTATAAATTGATTTTGCAGCCCATAACTATAAAATCCGATAAATAGTAAAAAGCAAAAAATCCAGATATAAGGCCTATAGCGCGAAACGAGCCATGCAAAAGCCATGTAGAGCAACAATACAATAATGGCTCCCTCCATAAAAGCATGGGTAAGATTGATGCCTTGCACTTTCTTCAGGTAGTCCTTCTGTGTTTGTAAGCGGAAGTCATAAAACGGTGTATACCCTTTAATGTGCTTGACCCGCAGTAAAATGGTATAAACTTTCTTGCTGTCTAAATGAATATTAAAATGGTCACGCCCTCCTTTAGGGGATAGCGTTGCTTTTTTACGAAATAAGCCGGCGCTCCTTCGCTCGATGATTTGTCCTTCCATACCGATGAGCGCCATGTCGACGAACGTTAGGTTATCAAACGACAGCACATAATCGCCCGTTAAGGCATTTTCATCCAGGGAAATTACCTTTTTTAACCAATAGCTATTTTTATCCTGGCTTTTTGCCGGTTTGAATTGTGCGAGCGGTTTGAACAGTTGTTTATTGGTGTAATAATAGATGGGATCCGTTTGGTTTTCTTTTTCCTGGGCGATGACTATAGGAGATTCACTGTCCATATAGGTGCTTTGAATAGCCCTATTATGTGAAACGATAGCTTCCATCCCATAGTGAGTGGCGATTATGCTCAGCAGCAGTAATAGGATGATTATAATGTTTGGTCTCATATAGCAAAACAAAAGTGCAATTATTTTCCAATAAATCTAATAAGGTTTTATTTTCCTAATTGTAAATAAGACCCTAGGGTCTCTATTTTGGAGGGTATTTAGTGTTTATTTTTGCTTTACGCATTTAATATTAGAAAGAACGCAGACCATATGTTGATTCCGATACAGTATTTATTCGATTATGATTTACTTATATATAGCTCTTTTTACTGCGATTATGTTTGCCCTATTTAAGTTTTTTGCTTCAGGAAAGAAGCCAGATGATGTCTCTTTAAGTGTTTATTACCGTTTTCAGGAACATCCGGGGCAGTATAGCGGGCGGCTCAGTTCTACCCATGGTGCATTGGTATTTCGAGGAGAGCGATTTCATGATGACGTGCTTAATATTGTGGTAAAGGATGTCCGCTCTACCGATCAAAAGGTTGAAGTGAGGCTGCAGCAGGTGCTCGTGTTACCTTTTAAAGCAAACCAGCAAACCTCGTCCGAAGTATCTGTCCGTTTTCGTATTGCTTCTGATAAAGCCGAGCGCGTTGATTTGAGCAAGTACAAGGTTAGGGTGAATGCGGTGGTAAACTATCAAAATGGCGAAAAGAAAGCCTTTAGTACAACGTTGCCCATGATGGGTGTTTATGCGCATAGTTAGTTTAACGTGTTTTTATTCCATATTACATACCTATTTAACCCGAAGGGACCCTGCTTGCCGGGGTTTCTTCATTTTTTTGGTCATGTTCCACGTGGAGACAGGCATCGCTCAATTATTCAAATTTCTTTTTAACGGCTAATTCGCAGCATATTCCTATCTTTAACGGTATAAAGTTAGGGAAGTAAAAAGAACATTGAAAAATAATAGTTTGAGCTGATTATATGAAAGAAATAAAAAAAATAGCTTGCATTGGTGCAGGATACGTCGGTGGGCCAACGATGTCTGTGATTGCACAGAAAAATCCAAGTATTCAGGTTACCGTTGTTGACTTAAATCAACAGCGTATCGATGCGTGGAATAACGAAGATCTTGTGCAGCTTCCGATATATGAGCCTGGGCTAGATGCGGTGGTGGCAGAAGCACGCGGACGGAATCTGTTTTTTTCGACCGATGTTGAAAAGGCGATCGACGAAGCGGATATGATTTTTATATCCGTCAATACCCCGACGAAAAACTATGGTAAAGGGAAGGGGCAGGCAGCAGATTTAAAATATATCGAATTGTGTGCGCGGCAGATTGCCCAAGTGGCCAAAGGGGACAAGATTGTTGTCGAAAAATCGACCCTTCCGGTCCGTACGGCTGCTGCATTAAAGAGTATTTTGAATGATACCGGTAATGGGGTGAATTTTGATATTCTATCCAATCCGGAGTTTTTGGCTGAGGGAACAGCAGTAGCAGATCTACACCAGCCTGATCGCGTATTGATCGGGGGGGAGAATGAGGAAGCTATTCAGGCGCTCGTGCAGATTTATCAATCGTGGGTGCCGCAAGAGCGGATACTCACCACAAATTTATGGTCTTCTGAATTGTCCAAATTGGTGGCCAATGCATTTTTAGCGCAACGGGTTTCTTCGATAAATGCC encodes the following:
- a CDS encoding 7TM diverse intracellular signaling domain-containing protein → MRPNIIIILLLLLSIIATHYGMEAIVSHNRAIQSTYMDSESPIVIAQEKENQTDPIYYYTNKQLFKPLAQFKPAKSQDKNSYWLKKVISLDENALTGDYVLSFDNLTFVDMALIGMEGQIIERRSAGLFRKKATLSPKGGRDHFNIHLDSKKVYTILLRVKHIKGYTPFYDFRLQTQKDYLKKVQGINLTHAFMEGAIIVLLLYMAFAWLVSRYRPYIWIFCFLLFIGFYSYGLQNQFIDLFFPNNPQLGWSLVSVFRNLAGISFSLLTIAFLNLKKISRQYYKLMLGLILLVVMTSIFNFINNYCFANFKQSNSVNLFVGVLYVLFFSNLFISLWKKIDRMQRFLIYSGIFLVIGISILIYCGLILKEQSIQYVSIMTQFFVLCITMILLIGIRLKIRKSELEHHKTTETIVLERTAELKKANDALYEQQIQLLQKNHYIETLIDEVNHRVKNNLQLLYSLGSLYRSDHGNQNMQPIQSMQDRIHAMMLVNQLLVYNQNSQLKLNILVTETVNYLRQMHDPEETIAIQVDVSQDWLVTTQTSIPLALIITELLTNSYKYAFPKGTVDAPSIYLSILKNEWGTTMRFEDNGIGAKAPAPTASFGIGLVKDLTRQIKGTVTIHPENGFKYLFEFNNII
- a CDS encoding nucleotide sugar dehydrogenase; this encodes MKEIKKIACIGAGYVGGPTMSVIAQKNPSIQVTVVDLNQQRIDAWNNEDLVQLPIYEPGLDAVVAEARGRNLFFSTDVEKAIDEADMIFISVNTPTKNYGKGKGQAADLKYIELCARQIAQVAKGDKIVVEKSTLPVRTAAALKSILNDTGNGVNFDILSNPEFLAEGTAVADLHQPDRVLIGGENEEAIQALVQIYQSWVPQERILTTNLWSSELSKLVANAFLAQRVSSINAISELCEVTGANVDEVSRAIGHDSRIGPKFLKASVGFGGSCFQKDILNLVYIARSYNLTAVADYWEQVIILNDHQKLRFAEKIIQTMYNTVNGKKIAFLGWAFKKDTNDTRESAAIYVADHLLDEEAQLVVYDPKVTAEQIYKDLDYLKTRSSEDNRRLVTVVNDPYEALEDAHAVAVLTEWDEFRSYDWEAIKHMMKKPSFVFDGRKLLNSEQLKNLGFDYYAIGS